A DNA window from Jaculus jaculus isolate mJacJac1 chromosome 1, mJacJac1.mat.Y.cur, whole genome shotgun sequence contains the following coding sequences:
- the LOC101599051 gene encoding vomeronasal secretory protein 2 has product MSSWKTREAFLICEQSLEMKTPLLPVILFGLVAVLQAQNVLPLLSENQKLIGTWYETAAVTNKNMTEKKPKQTFPIVVTALEEGNLEAKVIFKLNGQCIHYDLVLMKMEEPGKYILLGANLHMNIYELPVKDHYILYYENNFFGNKILTGNLIGKNPEENLEALEEFKRFVQHKGLLPENIFVPEQREKCVPEHDKEHKLPAGIFPESLLLAANLGICAVTLHCDSHPDL; this is encoded by the exons ATGAGCAGCTGGAAaacaagg GAGGCCTTCCTGATCTGTGAGCAGAGCCTGGAGATGAAGACCCCACTTTTGCCTGTCATACTGTTTGGTCTGGTGGCTGTACTCCAGGCCCAGAATGTCCTGCCCTTACTCTCAGAGAACCAGAAG CTCATAGGGACCTGGTATGAAACGGCCGCTGTGACTAACAAAAACATGACGGAGAAGAAGCCCAAGCAGACATTCCCTATTGTGGTGACAGCCCTGGAAGAGGGGAATTTGGAGGCCAAGGTCATATTTAA GTTGAATGGTCAATGCATTCACTATGACTTAGTGTTAATGAAAATGGAGGAGCCTGGCAAATACATTCTCT TAGGGGCCAACCTGCATATGAACATCTACGAGCTGCCAGTGAAGGACCACTACATCTTATACtatgaaaataatttctttggGAACAAAATCCTTACAGGAAATCTTATAG GGAAGAATCCTGAGGAaaacctggaggccctggaagaaTTTAAGAGATTTGTCCAACACAAAGGACTTCTACCAGAAAACATCTTTGTGCCTGAGCAGAGGG AAAAGTGTGTCCCTGAACATGATAAGG AGCACAAGCTGCCTGCAGGCATCTTCCCTGAGAGCCTGCTGCTGGCTGCCAACCTTGGCATCTGCGCAGTAACCCTCCACTGTGACTCCCACCCTGATCTGTAG